Proteins co-encoded in one Ananas comosus cultivar F153 linkage group 15, ASM154086v1, whole genome shotgun sequence genomic window:
- the LOC109720884 gene encoding origin of replication complex subunit 1-like isoform X4 translates to MAATPQRSNPKPSPKTPNPSPALPPTPGTSSLRRSIRLLSSPKTPIPDSCPADRPKTPRSKRPLLPIPERFSPVTPNPPESKRRRRSAPEEPKKTRASGGAERRRVYYRKVVYDGGEFAVGDDVYVKRREGAESDAEDPEVEECRICFRVGEGVLIECDDCLGGFHLKCLKPRLRKVPEEDWICGFCAAEKTGKEVERPKPPEGKSLSRTAKEKLLSSDLWAARIESIWKEPDCIYRAKCRWYIIPEETAAGRQPHNLRRELYRTNEISDIEMESVLRHCFVMSPKDFKEASNAGDDVFYCEYEYDIHWHNFKRITDVDDDCEIVAAGKDEDWNISNDSGCDTDDDSEFEEERNMTFSAQKYKSHDMAANSRKGRIFGLQRIGIKKIPEYVRCHKQTDLEKAKATLLLATLPKSLPCRSKEMEEITAFIKGAICDDHCLGRCLYIHGVPGTGKTMCVLTVMRNLKAEVDNGTMRPYCFIEINGLKLASPENIYRSIYEALSGHRVGWKKALHHLNERFSDGVRVGKEDNQPIVLLIDELDLLLTRNQSVLYNILDWPTKPHSKLTVIGIANTMDLPEKLLPRISSRMGIQRLCFGPYNYKQLQEIVSSRLKGIDAFEEQAIEFASRKVHILLLLIYPFDSWRL, encoded by the exons ATGGCGGCGACCCCGCAAAGATCCAACCCTAAACCCTCCCCGAAGACGCCGAATCCCTCCCCGGCGCTCCCTCCCACGCCGGGCACCTCCTCTCTCCGCCGCTCCAtccgcctcctctcctcccccaaAACCCCAATCCCCGACTCATGCCCCGCCGATCGACCCAAAACCCCCAGATCGAAGCGACCCCTCCTCCCGATCCCCGAGAGATTCTCTCCGGTAACCCCCAACCCGCCGGAATCCAAgaggcggcggcgctcggcgcCTGAGGAGCCGAAGAAGACGAGGGCTTCTGGTGGCGCGGAGAGGCGGAGAGTGTACTACCGGAAGGTCGTGTATGATGGCGGAGAGTTCGCGGTTGGGGACGACGTGTACGTAAAGCGGAGGGAGGGGGCGGAGTCGGACGCCGAGGACCCGGAGGTGGAGGAGTGCCGGATCTGCTTCCGGGTCGGCGAAGGGGTGTTGATAGAGTGTGACGATTGCTTGGGGGGTTTCCACCTCAAATGCCTGAAGCCGCGGCTCAGGAAAGTCCCCGAAGAGGATTGGATTTGCGGCTTCTGCGCTGCTGAGAAGACGGGGAAGGAGGTGGAGCGCCCAAAGCCTCCGGAGGGGAAGAGCCTGAGCAGAACTGCAAAGGAGAAGCTGCTTTCCAGCGACCTGTGGGCTGCTCGGATCGAAAG TATATGGAAAGAGCCGGACTGCATCTATCGGGCAAAGTGTAGGTGGTATATAATTCCTGAAGAGACTGCTGCTGGGAGGCAGCCACATAATTTGCGGAGGGAGCTATACCGCACAAACGAAATTAGTGACATAGAG ATGGAATCTGTCTTAAGGCATTGTTTTGTTATGAGCCCTAAAGACTTCAAAGAAGCTAGCAATGCAGGAGATGATGTGTTTTATTGTGAATATGAGTATGATATTCATTGGCACAATTTCAAGCGAATAACTGATGTTGATGACGATTGTGAG ATTGTTGCTGCTGGAAAGGATGAGGATTGGAATATTAGCAATGACTCAGGCTGTGACACAGATGATGATTCAGAGTTTGAGGAAGAGCGAAACATGACCTTTTCAGCTCAGAAGTATAAATCCCATGATATGGCTGCG aaTTCACGTAAAGGAAGGATTTTTGGTCTTCAAAGGATTGGAATAAAGAAAATCCCGGAATATGTCAGATGTCATAAGCAGACCGATCTGGAAAAGGCAAAAGCAACATTGTTGCTAGCAACATTGCCAAAGTCATTGCCTTGCAGAAGCAA AGAAATGGAGGAGATAACTGCATTTATCAAAGGTGCCATTTGTGATGACCACTGTTTGGGACGCTGCCTTTATATCCATGGTGTGCCTGGAACTGGCAAG ACAATGTGTGTACTTACAGTGATGAGGAATCTAAAGGCTGAAGTTGACAATGGAACTATGCGGCCCTATTGCTTTATAGAGATTAATGGTCTGAAGTTGGCCTCTCCAGAGAACATTTACAGG TCTATTTACGAAGCATTGAGCGGGCACAGAGTTGGTTGGAAGAAGGCTCTTCATCATTTGAATGAACGCTTTTCAGATGGTGTTAGAGTAGGCAAGGAAGACAATCAGCCAATTGTTCTTCTGATAGATGAGCTTGATCTTCTTTTGACCAGAAACCAGTCG GTGCTGTATAACATTCTTGATTGGCCCACTAAACCACATTCAAAACTAACTGTGATAG GAATAGCTAACACCATGGATCTTCCAGAAAAATTACTTCCTCGCATATCAAGCCGAATGGGAATTCAGAGGCTATGTTTTGGCCCTTATAATTATAAACAATTGCAAGAAATCGTCTCAAGTCGTCTGAAAGGCATTGATGCATTCGAAGAGCAAGCTATTGAGTTTGCTTCTCGAAAGGTTCATATTCTATTGTTACTTATTTATCCATTTGATAGCTGGAGATTGTGA